One genomic region from Phragmites australis chromosome 1, lpPhrAust1.1, whole genome shotgun sequence encodes:
- the LOC133911420 gene encoding peroxidase 1-like, giving the protein MSPIPNVTPMDRAVVAAAMAAVALLCLQLPAVTRGQLQVGFYNTSCPNAESLVRQAVANAFANDSGIAAGLIRLHFHDCFVRGCDASVLLTSPNGTAERDAAPNKPSLRGFQVIDAAKAAVEQSCARTVSCADIVAFAARDSINLTGNVAYQVPSGRRDGNVSIDQDALNNLPQPTFTAAQLVASFNNKSLTAEEMVILSGAHTVGRSFCTSFLARIYNGSSPIVDSGLSAGYATLLRALCPSNANASTPTTTVIDPSTPAVLDNNYYKLLPLNLGLFFSDNQLRVNATLNASVNSFAANETLWKERFAAAMVKMGRIEVLTGSQGEIRLNCSVVNNRSSSSVAAPGIETMADARYSGSTASLDEIATS; this is encoded by the exons ATGTCTCCAATTCCAAACGTCACGCCAATGGATCgtgccgtggtggcggccgccatggccgccgtcGCGCTGCTGTGCCTCCAGCTGCCGGCGGTGACCCGCGGCCAGCTTCAGGTGGGGTTCTACAACACCAGCTGCCCCAACGCCGAGTCGCTGGTCCGACAGGCGGTGGCGAACGCCTTCGCCAACGACTCCGGCATCGCCGCCGGCCTCATCCGGCTCCAtttccacgactgcttcgtcagG GGCTGTGACGCGTCCGTGCTGCTGACCTCCCCGAACGGTACGGCGGAGCGCGACGCGGCGCCCAACAAACCGAGCCTCCGCGGGTTCCAGGTGATCGACGCCGCCAAGGCCGCCGTGGAGCAGAGCTGTGCGCGCACGGTGTCCTGCGCGGACATCGTCGCCTTCGCGGCGCGCGACAGCATCAACCTCACGGGCAACGTGGCCTACCAGGTCCCCTCAGGCCGCCGCGACGGCAATGTCTCCATCGACCAGGACGCGCTCAACAACCTGCCCCAGCCCACCTTCACGGCGGCGCAGCTGGTGGCCAGCTTCAACAACAAGTCCCTCACCGCCGAGGAGATGGTCATCCTCTCCGGCGCCCACACCGTCGGCCGCTCCTTCTGCACCTCTTTCCTCGCCCGCATCTACAACGGGTCCAGCCCCATC GTTGACTCGGGGCTGAGCGCGGGGTACGCGACGCTGCTGCGCGCGCTGTGCCCGTCGAACGCGAACGCGTCGACGCCAACGACGACGGTGATCGACCCGAGCACGCCGGCGGTGCTGGACAACAACTACTACAAGCTGCTGCCGCTCAACCTGGGCCTCTTCTTCTCCGACAATCAGCTGCGCGTCAACGCCACGCTCAACGCGTCCGTCAACAGCTTCGCGGCGAACGAGACGCTGTGGAAGGAGCGGTTCGCGGCGGCCATGGTGAAGATGGGCAGAATCGAGGTGCTCACGGGGAGCCAGGGAGAGATCAGGCTCAACTGCAGCGTCGTCAACAATCGCTCCTCGTCCTCGGTGGCGGCGCCGGGGATCGAGACGATGGCGGACGCGCGCTACTCCGGATCCACCGCGTCCCTCGATGAGATCGCCACGAGCTGA